The nucleotide window AAGTTGAGATAATATTTCAGTGGAGGAAAATTAGAAGTCATCTTAGAAACaagttcttcagaaaaaaaaaattgtcttcaagAAATAGCCTGGAATATATTCTCCCACACCCTACTCGCAATTTGTAAAATTATAGAGATTCTTAAGACTTCCTATCACAACCAAATAAGTCATAAGCATTttgtagaaattattaaaatgttttcatttttagtaataAGCATCCTTTCTGAAATttcaatatttcatatatttgtagAGTAAAAATTGGGAAAAGAAATAGATCAAGGGAGATATATTTGATAGactacatataaattttaattgacaaactTTGGATTTTTAACAGAGAGGCTAGAAAACATTCTATAGTTTGAAGATTAATTTTGTTATCAGATGTTATGATCATTATATACCAGGATAGAAAATTACTCAATTCTGGAATAATGAAAGAATGTGATATGGATGATAAGACAATTCACTCAATGCTTCTGAGGCTAACATTTTCCGAAGAAATAACAATGGTTAATGCCAGAACATTTTGTTGATTTCGTGTGTTATTTGAAGTTCCTGGTACACATAGTGACTGATAATGAACTGTCTATTCCACATATGGGTTCACTAAGCAGCATATACTTTTGCTGTCTCTACAAAGTCTCAAAGCAGAAGGATGTCCTTAAGTATTCTGAAAAAGTAGAAAGTGAATGGGTGATCCTCGTGGATATTTATGGTCACTACCTTACTGTCAAAAAGAAGAGACCATACAGGTAACATATccctttaaaatattcagaagaggAACAAATCTCAAGGATTTACTACTTAAAAGTGGGTATAGTTGAAGAAAACTGCCCcatctacttattttttaagtgatttttcatGTGCCAGAAGATATGTCTGTTACATTTGCTAATGGatattttattacaaagaaaaatacaagagacATAGACAGCTGTTATGTAAAGTCTTCCTGCCAACTTAAAAAGTGATGAAATACTATTATCCTCATTAAAGTAGCATTAGtgattacttttattaatttccatTATAACTTGTAATGCTTTATTCATGAATAGTAAACATTATCAACTCTTATTCTCTAATtcttaaattaagaaatatttaattgataaattttgaagaaaaaaactgtATTCTTTGCTTAGGAtccctttttattctgttttaaagaACAGTCCTTGCCTACCCCAGGGTGTTGCTGAAAATGTCAGACGCAAATTTGGATAGCAGCAAGAAGAATTTCTTTGAGGAGGAAGTAGATGATGAGGAAAGTGTGATTTTGACACTGGTGCCGGTTAAAGATGACGCAAATATGGAACAAATGGAACCAAGTGTTTCTTCAACTTCTGATGTCAAACTGGAGAAGCCTAAGAAATACGCTCAAGGTCATCTActtcaaacaaatgaacaatttaCAGCTCCACAAAAATCTAGATGCAAAACACCAGCCCCTCCCTTGCCAACCATTTTGCCTCCCATTAATAAAGTGTGTCGGGACACAATGCGGGACTGGTGTCAACAACTCGGTTTGAGTACTAATGGCAAGAAAATCGAAGTTTATCTGAGGCTCCATAGGCATGCTTACCCTGGACAACAGCAAGATATGCCTGAAGTGTCACAAGGGACCAGATTACAGCGATGTTCGAGGAAACGCAAGGCAGTGACCAAGAGAGCAAGGCTTCAGAGATGTTATGAGGTGAATGAGAGAGCGGAAGAGACTAATACAGTTGAAGTGATAACTTCAGCACCAAGAGCCATGTTGGCATCATGGGCAAGAATTGCTGCAAGAGCTGTTCAGCCTAAGGCTTTGAATTCATGTTCCATTCCTGTTTCTGTTGAGGCCTTTTTGATGCAAGCCTCTGGCGTCAGGTGGTGTGTGGTCCATGGCAGACTTCTCTCGGCAGACACAAAGGGTTGGGTACGCCTGCAGTTTCATGCAGGTCAGGCCTGGGTGCCTACCACTCGCAGGAGGatgatttctctcttcttgttaCCTGCCTGCATTTTCCCATCCCCAGGCATAGAAGATAATATGTTATGCCCCGACTGTGCTAAGAGGAATAAGAAGATGATGAGAAGATTAATGACAGTAGAGAAGTAGCAGCAACCTGTTTGAATACAACTGTACATTCCAAGGAGGGATGTACTTTCAGACCATGTAACCTATTATGAAGGAATGGAAGAGGAGACAATATGAATGAATCCTCATGatctacaaaacaaaatcataGTGACTAGGACTCCACAGTGAAGATGGTTGACTAGTGACCCAGCCCCATCTAAAGAACCCCTTTCT belongs to Macaca thibetana thibetana isolate TM-01 chromosome 4, ASM2454274v1, whole genome shotgun sequence and includes:
- the LOC126952092 gene encoding developmental pluripotency-associated protein 2; the encoded protein is MSDANLDSSKKNFFEEEVDDEESVILTLVPVKDDANMEQMEPSVSSTSDVKLEKPKKYAQGHLLQTNEQFTAPQKSRCKTPAPPLPTILPPINKVCRDTMRDWCQQLGLSTNGKKIEVYLRLHRHAYPGQQQDMPEVSQGTRLQRCSRKRKAVTKRARLQRCYEVNERAEETNTVEVITSAPRAMLASWARIAARAVQPKALNSCSIPVSVEAFLMQASGVRWCVVHGRLLSADTKGWVRLQFHAGQAWVPTTRRRMISLFLLPACIFPSPGIEDNMLCPDCAKRNKKMMRRLMTVEK